One Brassica oleracea var. oleracea cultivar TO1000 chromosome C7, BOL, whole genome shotgun sequence genomic window carries:
- the LOC106302803 gene encoding spermidine synthase 1-like has protein sequence MDSTEASVTDLNNKLREEDDDNTAANGDQKKEPACFSSVIPGWFSEMSPMWPGEAHSLKVEKVLFQGKSDYQDVIVFQSATYGKVLVLDGVIQLTERDECAYQEMITHLPLCSILNPKKVN, from the exons ATGGATTCCACAGAAGCCTCGGTTACCGATTTGAATAATAAACTGAGAGAAGAGGATGATGACAACACCGCAGCTAACGGAGATCAGAAGAAGGAGCCTGCTTGTTTCTCATCTGTGATTCCTGGGTGGTTCTCCGAGATGAGTCCCATGTGGCCAG GAGAGGCACACTCTTTGAAAGTTGAGAAAGTTTTGTTTCAAGGGAAATCAGATTACCAGGATGTCATTGTTTTCCAG TCTGCGACATATGGAAAAGTGTTGGTTTTGGATGGAGTAATCCAACTTACGGAGAGAGACGAATGCGCTTATCAGGAAATGATCACTCATCTTCCTTTGTGCTCTATTCTTAACCCAAAGAAGGTTAACTAA
- the LOC106306755 gene encoding spermidine synthase 1-like, producing MDAVTDLKRPREEDDNAAAAKPACFSSVIPGWFSEMSPMWPGEAHSLKVEKVLFQGKSDYQDVIVFQSATYGKVLVLDGVIQLTERDECAYQEMITHLPLCSIPNPKKVLVIGGGDGGVLREVARHASVEHIDMCEIDKMVVDVSKQFFPNVAIGFEDPRVNLVIGDGVAFLNNAAVGSYDAVIVDSSVPIGPAKELFEKPFFQSAARALRPRGVVCTQAESLWLHMDIIEDIASNCRDIFKSSVNYAWTSVPTYPSGVIGFMLCSTEGPHVDFKVPVNPLDDSSSKSNGPLKFYNAEIHSAAFCLPSFAKKVIESKAT from the exons ATGGACGCTGTTACCGATTTGAAGAGACCGAGAGAGGAGGATGATAACGCCGCCGCAGCTAAGCCTGCTTGTTTCTCCTCCGTGATTCCTGGGTGGTTCTCCGAGATGAGTCCCATGTGGCCAG GAGAGGCACACTCTTTGAAGGTTGAGAAAGTTTTGTTTCAAGGCAAATCAGATTACCAGGACGTGATTGTTTTCCAG TCTGCGACATATGGGAAAGTGTTGGTTCTTGATGGAGTAATCCAACTTACGGAGCGAGACGAATGCGCCTATCAGGAAATGATCACTCATCTTCCTTTGTGCTCTATCCCTAACCCAAAGAAG GTATTGGTCATTGGGGGAGGAGATGGAGGTGTCCTGCGTGAAGTTGCACGCCATGCTTCTGTTGAGCATATTGACATGTGTGAAATTGATAAGATGGTGGTCGAC GTCTCTAAGCAGTTTTTCCCTAATGTAGCAATTGGATTCGAGGATCCTCGCGTGAACCTCGTCATTGGTGATG GTGTTGCTTTCTTGAACAATGCTGCTGTAGGTTCATACGATGCGGTTATTGTTGACTCATCAGTTCCAATCG GTCCTGCAAAGGAGCTTTTTGAGAAACCCTTCTTCCAATCTGCGGCGAGAGCTCTTCGTCCTCGTGGAGTTGTGTGCACTCAGGCTGAAAGCTTGTGGCTTCACATGGACATCATCGAAGACATTGCTTCCAACTGTCGTGACATCTTCAAGAGTTCTGTTAACTACGCGTGGACCAGTGTTCCAACATACCCTAG TGGGGTTATTGGATTTATGCTTTGTTCAACAGAGGGACCTCATGTTGACTTTAAAGTCCCAGTGAACCCACTTGATGACAGCTCCAGCAAATCAAATGGACCCTTGAAGTTCTACAACGCTGAG ATTCATTCAGCTGCGTTCTGCTTACCTTCTTTTGCCAAGAAGGTGATCGAGTCAAAAGCCACTTGA
- the LOC106301146 gene encoding F-box protein SKIP22-like gives MKLRLRCHETRETLKLELPDSSTLHDLRQRINEPSPSSVHLSLNRKDELLAPSPDDTLRSLGVTSGDLIYYSLVPSAFAASVEEIALASSSEVKSQDKTIVQDSMGIGFAATDVDMNIQGSTGEASGHAPDPMDVEELAAAGSKRLTEPFFLKKILLEKSGDTSELTTVAMSVHAVMLESGFVLFNPVSSDNKFSFSKELLTVSLKYTLPELMTREDGVESVTVRFQSLSDKVVVYGSLGGKLQRVHLDKRRFVPVIDLVMDTLKSDRDGSSSIYKEMFMFWRMVKDGLVIPLLIGLCDKSGLELPPCLMRLPTELKLKILESLPGASVAKMACVCTEIRYLATDNDLWKQKCLEEAKHLVVDGAGDSVNWKAKFAAFWRQYQRQVSSSRRTLRNFGMGRNRVPPFPRIPDPDHFGWINGGSLPGPGPFIMHPGQPAGRLGGRRLGRGFSPRCNLGGNNREQHGE, from the coding sequence ATGAAGCTGCGATTGAGATGCCACGAGACCAGAGAAACCCTGAAACTCGAATTACCTGATTCGAGCACTCTACACGATCTTCGCCAACGGATCAACGAACCATCGCCTTCCTCCGTTCATCTCTCTCTTAACCGCAAAGACGAGCTCCTCGCTCCTTCTCCAGACGATACGCTCCGATCCCTCGGCGTAACATCCGGTGACCTAATCTACTACTCCCTCGTTCCCTCTGCTTTCGCTGCTTCCGTCGAGGAGATCGCCTTAGCCTCGTCTTCAGAAGTTAAATCGCAGGATAAGACGATCGTTCAAGATTCGATGGGGATCGGATTCGCAGCGACCGATGTAGATATGAATATCCAAGGATCCACCGGGGAAGCTTCGGGTCATGCCCCAGACCCGATGGATGTTGAGGAGCTCGCCGCCGCGGGAAGCAAGAGGTTGACCGAACCGTTCTTCTTGAAAAAGATATTGCTCGAGAAGTCTGGTGATACCAGTGAGTTGACTACTGTAGCGATGTCTGTTCACGCCGTGATGTTGGAGTCTGGATTCGTTCTGTTCAACCCTGTCTCCTCTGATAACAAGTTTAGCTTCTCGAAGGAGTTGCTTACTGTGTCCCTTAAGTATACGCTCCCTGAGCTAATGACCCGCGAGGACGGTGTTGAGTCTGTGACTGTGAGGTTTCAGAGCTTAAGCGACAAGGTTGTGGTCTACGGGTCTCTAGGTGGGAAGCTGCAAAGGGTTCATCTTGATAAGCGTAGGTTTGTGCCTGTGATTGATTTGGTGATGGATACTTTGAAGTCTGATAGAGACGGCTCTTCGAGCATCTACAAGGAGATGTTCATGTTCTGGAGGATGGTGAAAGACGGTCTTGTTATCCCTTTGTTGATTGGTCTTTGCGATAAGTCTGGTTTGGAGCTTCCACCGTGCTTGATGCGTTTACCGACAGAGCTGAAGCTGAAGATACTTGAGTCGCTTCCCGGGGCGAGCGTTGCGAAGATGGCTTGCGTTTGTACGGAGATTCGGTACCTGGCGACGGACAATGACTTGTGGAAACAAAAGTGTTTGGAGGAAGCTAAGCATCTGGTTGTGGATGGAGCAGGTGATTCGGTTAACTGGAAGGCGAAGTTTGCTGCGTTTTGGAGGCAGTACCAACGGCAGGTTTCCTCATCAAGGCGAACCTTAAGGAACTTTGGCATGGGTAGAAACCGCGTTCCTCCATTTCCTCGGATTCCAGACCCTGACCATTTCGGATGGATTAATGGGGGTAGCTTGCCTGGACCTGGACCATTCATTATGCACCCTGGACAACCGGCGGGACGGCTTGGGGGACGAAGATTGGGACGTGGGTTTAGTCCCAGATGCAATCTTGGAGGAAACAACCGGGAACAACATGGTGAGTGA
- the LOC106304636 gene encoding uncharacterized protein At4g28440-like, whose protein sequence is MADTKPGLRKPEFTKVDQLRPGTSGHNVTVKIVSTKMVLQKGRSDGPQARQMRISECIVGDETGVVVFTARNDQVDVMKEGTTVTLRNAKIDMYKGSMRLAVDKWGRVEVTEPASFKVKEDTNMSLVEYEVVNVVE, encoded by the exons ATGGCAGACACCAAACCCGGGTTGAGAAAGCCAGAATTCACAAAGGTTGATCAGCTGCGTCCGGGAACTAGTGGACACAATGTCACCGTGAAGATCGTTAGCACCAAGATGGTGTTGCAGAAAGGTCGTTCAGATGGTCCTCAGGCTCGCCAGATGCGGATTTCTGAATGTATTGTTGGTGACGAGACCGGAGTTGTCGTCTTCACCGCAAGAAATGACCAAG TGGACGTGATGAAAGAAGGAACCACTGTAACTCTACGCAATGCGAAAATCGACATGTATAAAGGATCAATGAGGCTAGCTGTAGACAAGTGGGGTCGTGTTGAAGTCACAGAGCCTGCGAGCTTCAAAGTTAAAGAAGACACCAACATGTCCCTTGTCGAGTATGAGGTCGTCAATGTTGTCGAATAG
- the LOC106304121 gene encoding beta carbonic anhydrase 3, with protein MPTDSYEDALKKLGELLTKKSDLGNVAAAKIKQLTSELEELDSSKIDSVERIKSGFNHFKTHNYEKNPSLYSALAKSQSPKFLVFACADSRVCPSHILNFQLGEAFIVRNIANMVPPYDKTKYSNVGAALEYPITVLNVESILVIGHSCCGGIKGLMAIEDDAAPYKSEFIEDWIQICAPAKNRTKQDCKDLSFDDQCTNCEKEAVNVSLGNLLSYPFVRERVVKNKLAIRGAHYDFVKGTFDLWELDFKTTPAFALS; from the exons ATGCCGACGGACTCGTACGAAGATGCCCTTAAAAAACTTGGAGAGCTTCTCAC CAAGAAATCGGATCTAGGTAACGTCGCAGCCGCAAAGATCAAGCAGTTAACTAGTGAGCTAGAGGAACTTGATTCCAGCAAGATAGATTCTGTAGAAAGGATCAAGTCTGGATTTAACCATTTCAAGACTCATAATTATGA GAAGAATCCTTCGTTGTACAGTGCACTTGCCAAGAGCCAGAGCCCCAAG TTTCTGGTGTTTGCTTGTGCGGATTCTCGAGTTTGCCCATCTCACATCTTGAATTTCCAACTTGGGGAAGCTTTTATCGTTAGAAACATTGCAAACATGGTGCCACCTTATGACAAG ACAAAATATTCTAATGTTGGTGCCGCCCTTGAATATCCAATCACAGTCCTCAAT GTGGAGAGCATTCTTGTGATTGGTCACAGCTGTTGTGGTGGAATAAAGGGACTCATGGCCATTGAAGATGATGCGGCTCCCTATAAGAG TGAATTCATAGAAGACTGGATCCAGATCTGTGCACCGGCCAAGAACAGGACCAAGCAGGATTGTAAAGACCTGAGCTTCGACGATCAGTGCACCAACTGTGAGAAG GAAGCTGTGAACGTGTCGCTGGGGAACCTGTTATCGTACCCGTTCGTGAGAGAGCGAGTGGTGAAGAACAAGCTCGCCATAAGAGGAGCTCACTATGATTTTGTGAAAGGAACGTTTGATCTCTGGGAACTTGACTTCAAGACCACCCCTGCTTTTGCCTTGTCTTAA